Proteins found in one Hydrotalea sp. genomic segment:
- the rpsR gene encoding 30S ribosomal protein S18 codes for MAPRPMGRGGCPFSRPGAPVIDYKDVRLLSRYISEKGRMTPSRISNVSQKKQRQLSNAIKRARFLALLPYLVK; via the coding sequence ATGGCACCACGGCCGATGGGTCGCGGCGGTTGCCCATTTTCGCGGCCCGGCGCACCGGTTATCGATTACAAGGATGTGCGGTTGTTGTCTCGTTACATTTCGGAGAAGGGTCGCATGACGCCCAGCCGTATTTCAAACGTATCACAAAAAAAACAACGGCAATTATCGAACGCGATTAAACGCGCAAGGTTTCTTGCCCTGTTGCCCTATTTGGTGAAATAA